The DNA segment TATCTGCATCATGAAACTCAGGTCTGGCTTGAGCTAACCACCTTACTGATCCCCGGGGAAAATGACTCCAGCAAAGAGTTAGAGCGCCAGTGTCGCTGGATAAGCGATAATCTAGGCCCAGATGTACCGCTGCATTTCAGTGCTTTTCATCCCGACTTTCACATGATGGATACCCCCGCGACTCCCGCTTCAACCTTGACACGGGCAAGGGAGATAGCCATCAATCAGGGATTAAACTTTGTCTATACCGGTAATATTCATGATCCAAGTGGTGGCAGCAGTTACTGCGCTAACTGTAAAAAGTTGCTGATAGCTAGAGATTGGTACGAACTGGGCGAGTATCACTTAGATAATAGCGGTCGGTGTGACTATTGTGGCACTCAGCTCCCCGGTTGCTTCGATGGGCCGCCAGAACATTTTGGCCGACGCAGGATCCCCGTTTCAATTAGCTGAGTCGATGAGACTGATAACAGCATCTGTGAGCATCGAAAACAGAAAGTAAAACAAAAAAACCATCTAATATTATGCTGATTGCGATTAGATGGCTTTTTATTAAAAGCGGCTTATTGTATGGCTAACCGCCTACAGTGGCCACGGCTGCTGACCATCGACGGCAACCGCCAGCAGATCTAAACTTAGGCAGTAATCCCCTGGGTTGTAGACATATATTTTCCTGTCGATAACACTGAAGTTAAAGCTTGCAACCTGATCTTTGGCCGCTTGGCTGGTAGCTAAGCCCCACATCTGATAAAGCTCACGATAATCCAGTTTAGTGGCGTAACTCATGGCCACCATTAAGAAGTCGTTATTTGAGATGTTCTTGGCTGCGTCTAGGCTAAATTGACTGAAGCCTAGCTGAGCACGCTTCTCTAGCCAAAGCTCCTCAGCGCCCTTAGCCCGTTCAAACTCTCGCAGTAAGATGTGCAATCTAGCGAGCAGATGCCAACCGTTTTCCAATGCACCGTGTTTTTGCGCTGCCACCATCATCTGCAGCATGGTCGCCATACCGTTTGACCAGCTGGTAAGCTTAGCCTCTTGCATATAAGCGAACGGGTCAGCTTGATTCATACTCGCTTGTAGCACCGCAAACTCATCATCAATATTGAGCCCTTGGCAAGAAGGCAGTTTACCTAGCTCAGTATAAGCGCGAGACTTAGTGTAGTAGGAGTATGGGTTGGTTGATGAGTGACCGTCATGGCCATCGAAGCGCAGACGGCCTTTTTCAAGCCCGTGACCTAGTTCATGGATATCGCCATGGCCCGTCGGACTAAATGACCAGCTAGCATCATATGGATTACCTGAGCAGCCTGCGCCGCAGGTGGCTTGGTCGGCATTCATATGCTTGACCGTGTCGAGGGTATCGATTTGCCAGCCTTGGTTCACGGCAAAATCGTTGATCTCTGCGACCTCATCGATAAAGGGTCCCTTAAAGCCTGCCAGCAGATGCGGGTAGTTATGCACCTGCGTCATGATGGCGCTTGCCATCTTCTCTGGCGTATTCCAAAGTGGCTCATGTTCCATGGTCTTTTGCATCTTATCGAGCTTGGAGTGCACCTCAAAATGCGCTGTTGCCAGCTCGCTCCAGTCATATTGGTTTGCTGCTAAGTCCTGCATGAACTTATTGCCATCCATGCCTTCGCGCCAGTATGGGTGCAGTCCAACTTGGCTAAAGCTAAACTGCGTCGGCAGATCGGTTTGATCAAAACGGATCTGCAGCGGTCCGCCATAAGGGCTGGTGAATTTAATGGTTTCACCGGCTTTGACTTCGATATGGGTCGATTGCAGTAGTTTTGGGCGATTGTAACCGTTGCTGGCAAACTCATGGGTTGAGCCTGAGCGTAGTGTGTTGATAAACACCCAAGTGCGCACGTCACTGCTGTCACTGCGGGTCACACTCATTGTTTGCCCCGGTAGGGCGTACACGCCTACAGAGCGGAAACCTTTCTTACTCGTTAAGTTAACGGTTTGGTCAACGGCTGTGATATGGCTAAAGTCGCTGCGGCTAAAGTTACCTAAATCTTTTTGTACGGGATTAATATCGCGGAAGTTATATACGCTATGATCGGCGTAATAGGCTTTAAGGTAATGGAGGCTATCGCTGGTGGCCACATCCATCGGGTACAGGATAGCTTGACGATAGTTGTCACCTAAAAGAATAAGCAGCTTATAGAGGGAATAGTCTGGCTGATTAAAGATATCAAGTTTGCTTGTTTCTATCGCTTGGATATTACTACGAATACTCGCTAGAGCTGGACGGTAGTCATCGTTAAATCTAGCGTCACAATTGCTGGCGCAGTTGGCAAGATTGAAGTCGACTCGCTCATTGTCAAACAGTGTTAGCCATAGTTGCTCACTGTCGAGTGCGCTGTAGCTTTCAAGCATGGTGCTTGCAGAGCGCCAATCAGCCTTGTCTTGAGCGAAGTAGTTCCCCGGCCCGCCAGGCCCCTGCATACTAAATCCCATAGGGTTAAGCACGGTTTGGGTTAAGGGTACACTATTCCAGCTGTGTAGATGCAGATAGATCAGTGGTTGTTTATCAGCTTGTATTTGCGCGATAAGCGGCTCTACGGTCTCGATAGAGAAGAGTTCTGATGAGCCTGTTATTACCAGTTTCGCCTCGGCCAAGCAGCTTGAGAGTGTTGCTTCATCGCTACAGGTTTCAACTTGCCAATTGGGGTAATGCTCGCCAATCCAGCTATTGATGCGATTAACGGTACTACCGCCCATCAAAAACAACCTTATCTGCTTAGGCTCTGCAAGGGTTGCTTGATCTTGTTCTAACATCCAACCGAGCAAACGCTTAAAGCTTGGTTCGAAACTGGCGTTATTGCCTTGCTGCATGCTGGAAATGATATCGGTACCAAAAGCGGCATTGCGCTGACCTGATTTATCATTGGTGGCTGCAAAGGTCAGGCCTTTGTTGCCTGTGACGATGGCGTAAGCTTTATTTTGCGGGTAGGCATGCTCAGCGCCAGCAAGTTGGATCATCTGTGAGTGACGACCTTGGTCATACTCCACTACGCCAGTTTGATAGATGTTGTTGATGAGTGTTTCGCCATCTGAGCGATATTGCTCAATATGAGTCAATGCTCGCTTGGCAATTTGTGGTGAGAGGTCGGCGGCAATACTGGCATCGCCAGTTGCCATCGCGGTGCTAATTCTATCGTTGAGCTGGATAGTTACCTGATCGCTAGCAGTTTGATTACTGCTATCGGTAACCGTTAGGCTGAGTGTTATGCTGCTGTCTTGCATGAGTGTTCTAGCATCGATAGTCACACCATCAACGCTGGCGCTT comes from the Shewanella halifaxensis HAW-EB4 genome and includes:
- a CDS encoding ImpA family metalloprotease gives rise to the protein MKPWLLSSCILLGLSACGGSDDSDSDDNGGVTPPLAQAPSVELGGGITAWNDKLMSLTATVNIYASGSSTFEWQQVSGPEVSLSSASVDGVTIDARTLMQDSSITLSLTVTDSSNQTASDQVTIQLNDRISTAMATGDASIAADLSPQIAKRALTHIEQYRSDGETLINNIYQTGVVEYDQGRHSQMIQLAGAEHAYPQNKAYAIVTGNKGLTFAATNDKSGQRNAAFGTDIISSMQQGNNASFEPSFKRLLGWMLEQDQATLAEPKQIRLFLMGGSTVNRINSWIGEHYPNWQVETCSDEATLSSCLAEAKLVITGSSELFSIETVEPLIAQIQADKQPLIYLHLHSWNSVPLTQTVLNPMGFSMQGPGGPGNYFAQDKADWRSASTMLESYSALDSEQLWLTLFDNERVDFNLANCASNCDARFNDDYRPALASIRSNIQAIETSKLDIFNQPDYSLYKLLILLGDNYRQAILYPMDVATSDSLHYLKAYYADHSVYNFRDINPVQKDLGNFSRSDFSHITAVDQTVNLTSKKGFRSVGVYALPGQTMSVTRSDSSDVRTWVFINTLRSGSTHEFASNGYNRPKLLQSTHIEVKAGETIKFTSPYGGPLQIRFDQTDLPTQFSFSQVGLHPYWREGMDGNKFMQDLAANQYDWSELATAHFEVHSKLDKMQKTMEHEPLWNTPEKMASAIMTQVHNYPHLLAGFKGPFIDEVAEINDFAVNQGWQIDTLDTVKHMNADQATCGAGCSGNPYDASWSFSPTGHGDIHELGHGLEKGRLRFDGHDGHSSTNPYSYYTKSRAYTELGKLPSCQGLNIDDEFAVLQASMNQADPFAYMQEAKLTSWSNGMATMLQMMVAAQKHGALENGWHLLARLHILLREFERAKGAEELWLEKRAQLGFSQFSLDAAKNISNNDFLMVAMSYATKLDYRELYQMWGLATSQAAKDQVASFNFSVIDRKIYVYNPGDYCLSLDLLAVAVDGQQPWPL